One region of Candidatus Desulfofervidus auxilii genomic DNA includes:
- a CDS encoding endonuclease/exonuclease/phosphatase family protein: MISIAYNVRGWGGWPSFKGLDFSEIGKMFADALGRYNPDIITFSEAPLCSIVDVIASRLDMNVFVFPSSWCYHGVLLTKYRVLDVKGFSFNKDYWTRDLFSRHGGRCIIETDLGKVVLYSLHLYPDPNSRRHEGEVSEVLKILKNDLNLPILLQGDLNHEPIHKAYKKWLEIGLVDAFARAGIGKENTFKSDNPKQRIDYIFIHGYIVDHLIECRVLNNYPFTPGKNGLALSDHLPIMAIFK, translated from the coding sequence ATGATTAGTATTGCTTATAATGTTAGGGGTTGGGGTGGTTGGCCTTCCTTTAAGGGATTGGATTTCTCTGAGATTGGAAAGATGTTTGCTGATGCATTGGGTAGATATAATCCTGATATTATTACTTTTTCTGAAGCCCCCTTATGTTCCATTGTTGATGTTATTGCTAGTAGGCTTGATATGAATGTCTTTGTTTTTCCAAGTTCTTGGTGTTATCATGGAGTACTTTTAACAAAATATAGGGTTTTGGATGTTAAAGGTTTTTCCTTTAATAAAGATTATTGGACTAGAGATTTGTTTAGTAGACATGGAGGTAGATGTATTATTGAAACAGATTTGGGTAAAGTTGTCTTATATAGCTTACATCTATATCCTGATCCTAATTCTAGGAGACATGAAGGTGAGGTTTCAGAGGTATTGAAGATCTTAAAAAATGATTTAAATCTTCCAATATTATTGCAGGGAGATTTAAACCATGAACCCATTCATAAAGCATATAAGAAATGGTTGGAGATCGGGTTGGTTGATGCATTTGCTAGAGCTGGTATTGGAAAGGAAAATACTTTTAAATCAGATAATCCTAAACAACGCATCGACTATATTTTTATTCATGGCTATATAGTAGATCATTTAATTGAATGCCGTGTTTTAAACAATTATCCATTTACACCTGGAAAAAATGGATTAGCTTTAAGCGACCATCTACCAATCATGGCTATCTTCAAATAA
- a CDS encoding lamin tail domain-containing protein codes for MKSESGHIVINEFELNPPGNDNYLSVEEWVELYNPTSTDIDISGWTLSTTHGKTVTVYIPQGTVIKAHGYYVYSRGSQWLDNDDESIILRDSNGNEIDRTPVKSDNENDDRTWARYPNGKDTNSDSDWRFQLSTRGSSNGGESNPPPQPQPPTSSSTSKFAEVDTVATVYKVVDGDTFDAFPVGRIRLADINTPEKGEPGYSEARDFLKSLIYNRQVYLDVDDINVMDKYNRLVCLVYIKHNSTHLLNVNLKLLLEGYAEIKDYPNEFNPTSWTLFVRYSSIDSLKDNDKLLSDYLKIKMDYKKLSEKYYDLLENYTVLEYEYNSLLSKYNILADKFNILSKNYSSLENEYNLLRNQYDELQLNYTYLKKNHDSLKDRYSSLEIEYSSLKNDYNNLSNRYNLLESKCKSLEEENYRLCIVFAIIITIVTMVMIIILIKYKNMKNIPPPPP; via the coding sequence ATGAAGTCTGAATCAGGACATATTGTAATAAATGAATTTGAACTAAATCCTCCAGGAAATGATAATTACTTAAGTGTTGAAGAATGGGTAGAGCTTTATAATCCTACATCAACTGATATTGATATTAGCGGCTGGACCCTCTCAACAACTCATGGGAAAACTGTTACTGTTTATATACCTCAAGGTACCGTGATCAAAGCACATGGCTATTATGTTTATAGTCGTGGGTCCCAGTGGCTTGATAATGATGATGAGTCAATTATATTACGAGACTCTAATGGAAATGAGATTGATAGGACTCCTGTAAAAAGTGATAATGAAAATGATGACAGAACCTGGGCAAGGTATCCTAATGGTAAAGATACGAATTCGGATTCAGATTGGCGATTTCAGTTGTCTACAAGGGGATCTTCCAATGGTGGAGAATCTAATCCGCCTCCACAACCGCAACCCCCTACTTCATCCTCTACCTCAAAGTTTGCAGAAGTAGATACAGTTGCAACTGTTTATAAAGTAGTTGATGGAGATACCTTCGACGCGTTTCCAGTGGGTAGGATTAGACTCGCCGATATAAATACTCCGGAAAAGGGAGAGCCTGGCTATAGTGAGGCCAGGGACTTTTTAAAATCGTTGATATATAATAGACAGGTATATCTAGACGTTGATGATATCAATGTTATGGATAAATATAATAGATTAGTTTGCCTAGTCTATATTAAACATAATTCAACACATCTTCTAAATGTAAACTTAAAGCTCCTCTTAGAAGGCTATGCAGAAATTAAAGATTATCCAAACGAATTTAACCCTACAAGTTGGACACTCTTTGTCCGTTATTCTTCAATCGACTCGTTAAAGGACAATGATAAACTTTTATCAGACTATTTAAAAATAAAAATGGATTATAAGAAATTAAGTGAAAAATACTATGACTTATTAGAGAATTATACTGTTCTAGAATACGAATACAATTCTCTACTATCAAAATATAACATACTCGCAGACAAATTTAACATTCTATCAAAAAATTATAGTAGTTTAGAAAACGAGTATAATTTATTAAGAAACCAGTATGATGAACTTCAATTAAACTATACTTATTTAAAGAAAAATCATGATTCTCTGAAGGATCGGTACAGTAGTTTAGAAATTGAATATTCTAGTCTAAAAAATGATTATAACAATTTAAGTAATAGATATAATCTTTTAGAGTCTAAATGTAAGTCCCTGGAAGAAGAGAATTATAGATTATGTATAGTTTTCGCGATAATTATAACTATAGTAACAATGGTAATGATAATTATCCTAATAAAATATAAGAATATGAAAAATATTCCACCACCTCCACCATAA
- a CDS encoding class I SAM-dependent methyltransferase — protein MDKGLLDYLCCPVCYGSLHLKVEEVCGDKIVEGKLLCGSCGRIYEIRDGIPRMIARNFLGFNNRLQRIFYDFYASLYDRVEGRFASLLGFCEEELRNRVVSAMNMEKGDNVLEVCIGTGSNVPYYRKYTDGLIVGIDISEEMLKICLDKVKRYGWRNIELIQSCAEYLPFKPNIFDRVLIGGAISYFSDPGRALREVGRVAKPLAKIVIYEQITILEKLMKKDLLPLKIAPKELVLIKHTYLFKRHFYLTEFIKQRSS, from the coding sequence GTGGATAAGGGTTTATTGGACTATCTTTGTTGTCCAGTGTGCTATGGAAGTCTTCATCTTAAGGTTGAAGAGGTTTGTGGTGATAAGATAGTTGAGGGAAAGCTTCTTTGTGGTTCTTGTGGTAGGATATATGAAATCCGTGATGGGATTCCGAGGATGATTGCTAGAAATTTTCTTGGATTTAATAATAGGTTGCAGAGGATTTTTTATGATTTTTATGCATCACTTTATGATAGAGTTGAGGGAAGATTTGCCAGTCTTTTAGGTTTTTGTGAAGAAGAGTTGCGTAATAGAGTGGTTTCTGCTATGAATATGGAGAAAGGAGACAATGTTCTTGAGGTATGTATTGGAACCGGCTCCAATGTTCCCTACTATAGGAAGTATACTGATGGTCTTATAGTTGGGATTGATATATCTGAGGAAATGTTAAAGATATGTTTAGATAAGGTTAAAAGATATGGATGGAGAAATATTGAATTAATTCAGAGTTGTGCTGAATATCTACCATTTAAACCAAATATTTTTGATAGAGTTTTGATAGGGGGAGCTATATCTTATTTTAGTGATCCGGGGAGAGCTCTTAGAGAAGTAGGGAGGGTTGCTAAACCTCTGGCCAAAATAGTTATCTATGAGCAGATTACAATTCTAGAAAAATTGATGAAGAAAGATTTGCTACCTCTAAAAATAGCTCCCAAAGAACTTGTTTTAATAAAACATACATATCTATTTAAACGACATTTCTATTTAACCGAATTTATTAAGCAAAGATCCTCATAA
- a CDS encoding Lrp/AsnC ligand binding domain-containing protein, which yields MPITCFVHIKTSVGKAFEVLENVKKIEGVVEAYTVTGEYDIIAKVEVKDLKDLGDKVVKKIHSIDGVLSTVTSIAII from the coding sequence GTGCCCATAACTTGTTTCGTCCATATTAAGACTAGTGTTGGTAAGGCTTTCGAAGTATTAGAGAATGTAAAGAAAATTGAAGGAGTCGTAGAGGCCTATACAGTCACCGGAGAATACGATATAATTGCAAAAGTTGAGGTTAAAGATCTAAAAGACCTCGGAGACAAAGTCGTCAAAAAGATACATTCAATAGATGGAGTACTATCCACAGTAACATCCATAGCCATAATCTAA
- a CDS encoding radical SAM protein, giving the protein MGRYLTVDRIEFAVTYLCNSRCRHCYSICRRDLFPPCIDRSLALEIVGRVGEKYRPESIMTFGGEPMLFPDIVYAIHRKAMEVGIPIREVITNGYWSNSFEEIEKMAGRLVESGVNNVFISVDVFHQEYIPLNIVRRTAEACLNAGIENVSWAPCWVVSEEDDNWFNHRTRKILEELEDIPVKDISGNVLEPEGLALVNLRDFLPPRRKIPEGRCGEIPYTDPLDSVKSICVEPDGKITVCKDFYIGNAAETDIIELIENYDPFKIPEMRAIIENGMKGLVEWARSKGIEPDPKGYYSICQMCIDIRSRVDTLQRNKHFKEK; this is encoded by the coding sequence ATGGGTAGGTATTTGACTGTGGATCGGATTGAGTTTGCGGTTACATATTTATGTAATTCTAGGTGTAGGCATTGTTATTCTATTTGTAGGAGGGATTTATTTCCTCCATGTATTGATAGGTCGTTGGCTTTGGAGATTGTTGGTAGGGTTGGGGAGAAGTATAGGCCTGAGTCGATAATGACTTTCGGTGGGGAGCCTATGTTGTTTCCAGATATAGTGTATGCTATTCATAGAAAGGCTATGGAGGTAGGGATTCCTATAAGAGAAGTGATTACGAATGGTTATTGGTCGAACAGTTTTGAAGAGATTGAGAAAATGGCTGGAAGACTGGTGGAATCGGGTGTTAATAATGTTTTTATTTCTGTTGATGTTTTCCATCAGGAATATATTCCACTAAATATTGTTAGGAGGACTGCTGAGGCATGTTTAAATGCTGGTATTGAGAATGTTTCATGGGCTCCTTGTTGGGTTGTTTCAGAGGAGGATGATAATTGGTTTAATCATAGGACTAGGAAGATTTTGGAGGAGCTTGAAGATATACCTGTAAAGGATATAAGTGGCAATGTGTTGGAGCCGGAGGGATTGGCTTTGGTTAATTTAAGGGATTTTCTACCTCCGAGGAGAAAGATTCCTGAGGGGAGGTGTGGTGAGATACCTTATACCGATCCTCTTGATTCTGTGAAAAGTATATGTGTGGAGCCTGATGGGAAGATTACTGTATGTAAAGATTTTTATATTGGAAATGCAGCAGAGACCGACATTATAGAGCTTATAGAAAACTATGATCCGTTTAAGATTCCTGAGATGAGAGCGATAATTGAGAATGGTATGAAGGGATTGGTAGAATGGGCGAGGTCGAAAGGCATTGAACCGGATCCAAAGGGATATTACTCTATTTGCCAGATGTGCATTGATATTCGGAGTAGAGTAGATACTTTACAGAGAAACAAACATTTTAAAGAAAAGTGA
- a CDS encoding thrombospondin type 3 repeat-containing protein has translation MPTLDLTYRPKLDVKNKELSNRKFGIEISNTDPRAKNTLRNVIIASVAAGVGGIAGYLAYLNYVNNRDVDGDGVKDVVERGWGTDPNKPNLNVYASKHEINDGTLLEYLKRVDDTQQGRDLVKVINGTLKNYEGVRDRILKLVDEVTSDHRVTEDEVKKINDIDNDGFVQVKVNSGEITEREVGGSPFTYDGILRYGLERGLKPDERAWTLVKKVNETTDGMLTTEAQQAIEIVASLPEDARNYEGFVRIVESLFNDGVDASDVEKLDAAKLAFALQKRILDLGYGENAAKLVVEQLLNYAMQNPGKMKEFVNELLNLEDYELKALVDRVVGKGESITTSDWDRDGKSNVTEAVDDKTNMFDPTNSFKKLNEASIAYVDKLVAYNGEKLLPQLYDAGLKGFLEVIQENPEIIEGLSNKQLHIGTLLTKFVPELIKKYPKDFRTAIEQVEIVIYGKGFDKVKGEEFVYAMVLKPHIEFLMKQRELGRIDKPDGSIDILHIQLFHIDIKTGENYWNASPEKKLEVAIKNVTPDESGKSPEEWLADNFWMDFNDKESVVHLRMPGYPDVMKKYDFIVGEAYGVAIGLDINWEKCAEQYKLNLDYIREKYGDKIVFLIGYPSYLSADCIKENGRGIVPNMSEQTVPRYTALLGLLVGEKTRVTRAIYPSGGHMHAEPAIWIDKEGRWICFYGWITSDYKLVNPEIFKSAYEGKPVKPKLEMSTITKEYIEIDVGN, from the coding sequence ATGCCTACGTTAGACCTTACTTACAGGCCTAAGCTTGATGTAAAAAATAAGGAACTTAGTAATAGAAAGTTTGGAATAGAGATAAGCAACACAGACCCACGTGCCAAAAACACGTTACGTAACGTAATCATAGCTTCTGTTGCAGCTGGTGTTGGAGGTATTGCTGGTTATTTAGCTTATTTAAATTATGTGAACAATAGAGACGTAGATGGCGATGGTGTAAAGGATGTTGTTGAGAGGGGATGGGGAACTGATCCAAACAAACCGAACTTGAACGTTTATGCAAGTAAGCACGAGATAAATGACGGGACGTTACTCGAATACTTGAAAAGAGTTGATGATACTCAGCAAGGGAGGGATTTGGTAAAAGTTATCAATGGTACGTTAAAAAATTATGAGGGTGTTAGGGATAGAATTCTAAAGCTAGTGGATGAGGTAACTTCCGACCATAGAGTAACGGAAGATGAAGTTAAAAAGATCAATGACATTGATAACGACGGTTTCGTGCAGGTAAAGGTTAATAGTGGTGAAATAACTGAAAGGGAAGTTGGTGGGAGCCCGTTCACTTACGATGGCATCCTTAGGTACGGTTTGGAAAGAGGCTTAAAACCAGATGAGAGAGCATGGACGCTAGTTAAGAAAGTCAACGAAACTACTGATGGGATGCTTACTACTGAAGCTCAACAGGCCATAGAAATCGTGGCAAGTTTGCCAGAAGATGCCAGAAACTATGAAGGTTTTGTTAGAATCGTTGAAAGTTTGTTTAACGATGGCGTTGATGCAAGCGATGTTGAAAAGCTTGACGCAGCAAAACTAGCTTTTGCTTTGCAAAAAAGAATTTTGGATTTGGGCTATGGTGAGAATGCAGCAAAACTAGTAGTTGAACAATTACTCAACTACGCTATGCAGAACCCAGGGAAGATGAAGGAATTCGTTAACGAGTTGTTAAATTTGGAGGATTATGAGCTTAAGGCTTTGGTTGATAGAGTTGTTGGTAAAGGAGAAAGCATTACAACGAGCGATTGGGATAGGGACGGAAAGAGCAACGTAACTGAAGCTGTTGACGATAAAACTAACATGTTTGACCCGACTAACAGCTTTAAAAAGTTGAACGAAGCAAGCATAGCTTACGTAGATAAGCTAGTAGCTTATAATGGTGAAAAGCTGTTACCACAGCTCTACGATGCTGGTTTGAAAGGCTTTTTAGAAGTTATACAGGAAAATCCAGAGATAATCGAAGGTTTGAGTAACAAGCAACTACACATAGGTACTTTGCTTACGAAGTTTGTTCCTGAATTGATAAAGAAGTATCCAAAGGACTTTAGGACTGCTATAGAGCAAGTTGAAATCGTTATTTATGGTAAGGGCTTTGATAAGGTGAAGGGTGAAGAATTCGTTTATGCCATGGTTCTTAAGCCGCATATCGAATTTTTGATGAAGCAGAGAGAGCTTGGAAGGATTGATAAGCCAGATGGAAGTATTGATATACTTCATATACAACTCTTCCACATAGATATAAAAACTGGCGAAAATTATTGGAACGCCTCTCCTGAAAAGAAACTTGAAGTCGCTATTAAGAACGTTACGCCTGACGAGTCTGGTAAATCTCCTGAGGAATGGCTCGCAGACAATTTCTGGATGGACTTTAACGATAAAGAAAGTGTGGTACACTTACGTATGCCTGGATACCCAGACGTGATGAAGAAGTACGATTTCATAGTAGGTGAGGCTTATGGGGTGGCTATCGGCTTAGATATAAACTGGGAAAAGTGTGCAGAGCAGTATAAGCTTAACTTGGATTACATAAGGGAGAAGTATGGAGATAAGATAGTGTTCTTAATAGGATATCCCTCTTACTTATCTGCAGATTGTATTAAAGAGAATGGAAGAGGAATAGTTCCGAACATGTCTGAGCAAACAGTTCCACGGTATACTGCACTACTCGGCTTATTAGTAGGTGAAAAAACCAGAGTTACACGTGCCATTTATCCTAGTGGTGGTCATATGCATGCTGAACCAGCAATCTGGATAGACAAAGAAGGAAGATGGATCTGCTTCTACGGCTGGATAACTTCAGACTATAAACTGGTAAATCCAGAAATCTTTAAAAGTGCCTATGAGGGAAAGCCTGTAAAACCAAAGTTAGAAATGAGTACCATTACTAAGGAGTATATAGAAATCGATGTAGGAAATTAA
- a CDS encoding helix-turn-helix domain-containing protein, producing MSDIELRDVLEKISKRYEILANPYRLLILAILYSNKEVSWSRLVEFIEEVLKLKVNPNAINFHLTRLIEAELLTKSILGRNTIYKVTPRIEEFKGDLEEIIKLLETLNF from the coding sequence ATGAGTGATATAGAGTTGAGAGATGTTCTTGAAAAGATTAGTAAAAGGTATGAGATATTGGCTAATCCATATAGATTGCTGATATTGGCTATTCTTTATTCCAATAAAGAAGTTTCATGGAGTAGGTTGGTTGAATTCATAGAAGAGGTTTTAAAGTTGAAGGTAAATCCCAATGCTATAAATTTTCACTTAACAAGATTAATTGAAGCAGAGTTACTCACTAAAAGCATCTTGGGAAGAAATACTATCTATAAGGTAACCCCTAGGATCGAGGAGTTTAAAGGAGATTTGGAAGAAATAATTAAACTTTTAGAGACATTAAACTTTTAG